One genomic window of Pelecanus crispus isolate bPelCri1 chromosome 18, bPelCri1.pri, whole genome shotgun sequence includes the following:
- the LOC142595163 gene encoding feather keratin Cos1-1/Cos1-3/Cos2-1-like — MSCYDQCLPCRPCGPTPLANSCNEPCVRQCQNSTVVIEPSPVVVTLPGPILSSFPQNTVVGSSTSAAVGSILSSEGVPISSGGFDLSCITNRYCGRRCPPC; from the coding sequence atgtcctgctacgaccagtgcctgccctgccggccctgcggcccaaccccgctggccaacagctgcaatgagccctgcgtcaggcagtgccagaactccaccgtcgtcattgagccctctcctgtggtggtgaccctgcctggacccatcctcagctccttcccacagaacaccgttgtgggctcctccacctctgctgctgttggcagcatcctcagctctgagggagtgcccatctcctctgggggctttgacctctcctgcattaccaaccgctactgtggcagaaggtgcccTCCCTGCTAA